The bacterium genome has a window encoding:
- the rpsK gene encoding 30S ribosomal protein S11: MSKERVRKSTRKKKEKKNVPTGVAHVQSTFNNTIITITDLEGRVVSWSSAGSMGFKGSRKGTPFAAQVAGEDTARKAKEHGVRRVEVYVKGPGSGREAAIRSLQAAGLQISIIKDVTPIPHNGCRPPKRRRV; encoded by the coding sequence ATGTCGAAGGAAAGGGTCCGCAAGAGCACGCGCAAGAAGAAGGAGAAGAAGAACGTCCCGACGGGGGTGGCCCACGTCCAGTCGACGTTCAACAACACGATCATCACGATCACGGACCTCGAGGGCCGGGTCGTCTCCTGGTCGAGCGCGGGCTCGATGGGGTTCAAGGGCTCGCGCAAGGGCACGCCGTTCGCGGCCCAGGTTGCCGGCGAGGACACCGCCCGCAAGGCCAAGGAGCACGGCGTGCGCCGCGTCGAGGTCTACGTCAAGGGCCCCGGCTCGGGCCGCGAGGCGGCCATCCGCTCGCTCCAGGCGGCGGGCCTGCAGATCAGCATCATCAAGGACGTCACCCCCATCCCGCACAACGGCTGCCGTCCCCCGAAGCGCCGGCGCGTCTGA